A region of Vitis vinifera cultivar Pinot Noir 40024 chromosome 13, ASM3070453v1 DNA encodes the following proteins:
- the LOC132254886 gene encoding protein FAR1-RELATED SEQUENCE 5-like, whose translation MTLSNSVYLQMMQSVKEKTIKREFEVKEEDVVNDDAFIGATYDMGGNGLKEKVLKGISDEEVYKLQFDCIDEAETFYNMLARVVGFSIRKDDLKRDKNGDIISQKWVCSREGQRATMFIENDKRQCEPRSLTRVGCEAAFRVGLNRKDGKWIVKEFIGDHNHNLVDAINTQFLRSHRTISNPDKAQVDVLRKVGVKTTQIMDYMVKQSGGHEHVGFTQKNIYNHVNAMRRSEIKDGDAEAALAYLCGKAEMDASFFYKFNIDEESRLANLFWADSTARMDYACFGDVLAFDTTYRTNAYKKPLVVLVGVNHHHQTVVFGCALLIDESVGTYEWVLETFLDAMMNKKPISVVTDGDKAMRKAIKKVLPDTCHRLCSWHLQRNAFTNVHIKDFSSIFARCMFMRGNEEEFEKVWHEMVANLGHNENRCVTEIYGKRKRWAEAYLRGNFFGGMRTTQRCESMNAYLNRFLKIRLRLYEFVQQFDRAIMRIRQNEAKAEFESNNSSPVLSTKLVILENHVATVYTKEYFLKFREEMKNVELFFVVGLVEHLEEIPQSCIMKRWTKLAKVYTRSVPVNESDNNMDRFVRYGSLSSMCNKLSYFASDTSSSFIEAKNEIHNLTARMEELYNYNLKGKKIASDGATGTNQVRDPNIVKTKGNPGKVAMNVQKGRRCSRCKRVGHTIRKCPEATIPQNAEPGYMGMLGEQLPNDPSDMYIDWGELNNVRSGMKKHF comes from the exons aTGACGTTGTCGAATTCGGTTTATCTTCAA ATGATGCAATCGGTGAAGGAGAAAACAATCAAGCGGGAGTTTGAAGTGAAGGAGGAGGACGTCGTCAATGACGATGCATTTATCGGTGCCACTTACGACATGGGTGGAAACGGTTTGAAAGAGAAGGTGTTGAAGGGTATTTCAGATGAAGAAGTCTACAAATTGCAATTCGATTGCATAGATGAGGCTGAAACATTTTACAACATGTTAGCTAGAGTAGTTGGATTTAGTATTCGAAAAGATGATTTGAAGCGAGACAAGAATGGAGATATAATATCTCAAAAGTGGGTGTGTTCTAGAGAAGGACAGCGAGCGACaatgtttattgaaaatgacaagCGACAGTGTGAGCCACGATCATTGACAAGGGTTGGATGTGAAGCTGCATTTCGTGTAGGCTTGAATAGGAAAGATGGAAAGTGGATTGTAAAGGAATTTATAGGAGATCATAATCATAATTTGGTCGATGCTATCAACACACAATTCCTTCGGTCTCATCGAACAATAAGTAATCCAGATAAGGCACAAGTTGATGTTTTGCGTAAAGTAGGTGTTAAAACCACACAAATTATGGACTATATGGTAAAACAATCAGGGGGACATGAGCACGTCGGTTTcacacaaaaaaatatatacaatcacGTTAATGCAATGCGTAGAAGTGAAATTAAAGACGGTGATGCAGAAGCGGCATTGGCTTATTTGTGTGGAAAGGCAGAAATGGatgcttcatttttttataaattcaacatTGATGAAGAAAGTCGACTAGCAAATTTGTTTTGGGCTGATTCAACTGCTCGAATGGATTATGCGTGTTTTGGAGATGTCCTAGCATTTGACACAACCTATAGGACAAATGCCTATAAAAAGCCTCTAGTAGTGTTGGTCGGTGTTAATCATCACCATCAAACTGTTGTATTTGGTTGTGCGTTATTGATAGATGAAAGTGTTGGGACATATGAATGGGTGTTGGAGACATTTCTTGATGCAATGATGAATAAGAAACCCATATCTGTTGTAACCGATGGGGATAAAGCTATGCGTAAGGCAATTAAAAAAGTATTACCCGATACATGTCATCGATTGTGTTCATGGCATTTGCAACGAAATGCATTCACGAATGTGCATATTAAGGACTTCTCAAGCATATTTGCAAGGTGCATGTTCATGCGTGGGAAtgaagaagaatttgaaaaggtTTGGCATGAAATGGTTGCAAATTTGGGACATAATGAGAATCGTTGTGTGACCGAGATATATGGGAAACGTAAAAGATGGGCAGAGGCGTATTTACGTGGAAATTTCTTTGGAGGGATGAGAACCACACAAAGGTGTGAGAGTATGAATGCATATCTAAATAGATTCTTAAAAATTCGCTTGCGACTGTATGAGTTTGTACAACAATTTGATAGAGCCATAATGAGAATACGGCAAAACGAGGCAAAGGCAGAGTTCGAGTCGAACAATTCTTCACCCGTGCTTTCAACCAAACTAGTCATACTTGAAAATCATGTTGCGACCGTATAcacaaaagaatatttccttAAATTTCGTGAGGAGATGAAAAATGTTGAGTTATTCTTTGTGGTTGGTCTT GTGGAGCATTTGGAAGAGATTCCTCAGTCATGTATTATGAAGAGGTGGACAAAGTTAGCAAAGGTGTATACAAGATCAGTACCAGTGAATGAGTCAGATAACAACATGGATCGGTTTGTACGATATGGTTCATTGAGTTCGATGTGCAACAAGCTCTCCTACTTTGCGTCAGATACGTCATCTTCATTTATAGAGgccaaaaatgaaatacataatTTGACGGCGAGAATGGAGGAACTCTATAACTATAAtttgaaagggaagaaaatagcATCAGATGGAGCGACAGGTACTAACCAAGTTCGTGATCCAAATATTGTGAAGACTAAAGGGAATCCAGGCAAAGTGGCAATGAATGTTCAAAAGGGAAGACGATGCAGTCGTTGTAAAAGAGTGGGTCACACAATTCGAAAGTGTCCAGAAGCTACAATCCCTCAAAATGCTGAGCCGGGTTATATG GGAATGTTAGGGGAGCAGTTGCCGAATGACCCATCTGACATGTACATAGATTGGGGTGAACTTAATAATGTAAGATCGGGAATGAAGAAACACTTTTGA